In a genomic window of Zingiber officinale cultivar Zhangliang chromosome 9B, Zo_v1.1, whole genome shotgun sequence:
- the LOC122023920 gene encoding DELLA protein SLR1-like, with protein sequence MEPMKLQRERQGNLRGGRGWYGAAAEMESEKKKAAMAEDSDVDELLAALGYKVRSSNMADIAQKLEQAEMAMGSSVVANDDALFFQLAADTVHYNPSDISTWVDNILSELNGPPPPPVSSPPPNAPAPLDPQKRHPEALPSDAAQSSITTVELPLPTRRPAQVYDLEPLPAVNVARARGRFAYSSDPQMDVVDPSPRDSKRIKFCSSPPSSSSSTTDAATSTASNLPAVVVDTQEAGICLVHALLACAEAVEQGNLQAADALVKQITVLAASQGGAMRKVAAYFAEALARRIYRPPPLGGVVGCPSFDSVAFDDMLHAHFYESCPYLKFAHFTANQAILEAFAGFRRVHVVDFGMRQGLQWPALLQALALRPGGPPSFRLTGIGPPQPDNSDALQEVGWKLAQFAETIRVDFRYRGFVASSLADLEPSMLLGKNSDDCGGAEKEEPEVVAVNSVLELHRLLARPGALEKVLGTIRAVRPRILTVVEQEANHNGGTFHERFTEALRYYSTMFDSMEGGGKSGGERDQVMSELYLGRQICNVVACEGAERRERHEAVEQWRERLTGAGFESVPIGSNAFKQASMLLALFAGGDGYRVEEKDGSLTLGWHTRPLIAASAWRVAAAAADSRFAR encoded by the coding sequence ATGGAACCAATGAAACTCCAACGGGAGCGCCAAGGCAATCTCCGCGGCGGAAGGGGATGGTACGGAGCGGCGGCGGAGATGGAGTCCGAGAAGAAAAAGGCGGCGATGGCGGAGGACAGCGACGTGGACGAGCTCCTGGCGGCGTTGGGTTACAAAGTCCGATCGTCGAACATGGCCGACATCGCGCAGAAGCTGGAGCAGGCGGAGATGGCTATGGGAAGCAGCGTCGTCGCCAACGATGATGCCCTTTTTTTCCAACTTGCGGCCGATACCGTCCACTACAACCCCTCGGACATTTCCACCTGGGTCGATAACATCCTCTCGGAGCTCAAcgggcctcctcctcctcctgtcTCGTCGCCGCCTCCCAACGCCCCTGCTCCGCTCGATCCGCAGAAACGCCATCCCGAGGCTCTCCCCTCCGATGCGGCGCAATCCTCCATCACAACCGTCGAACTTCCCCTGCCTACCCGCCGCCCGGCTCAAGTCTACGACCTCGAGCCACTCCCAGCTGTCAACGTCGCGCGTGCTCGAGGACGATTCGCCTACAGTTCGGATCCCCAGATGGACGTCGTCGATCCGTCGCCGAGAGATTCGAAGAGGATCAAGTTCTGCAGTTCGCCCCCTTCGTCGTCGTCCTCGACCACCGACGCGGCGACTTCAACCGCGTCCAATCTGCCAGCGGTGGTAGTCGACACGCAGGAGGCTGGGATCTGCCTCGTCCACGCGCTGTTGGCCTGCGCAGAGGCGGTGGAACAGGGAAACCTCCAGGCAGCGGACGCCCTGGTGAAGCAAATCACGGTGCTGGCCGCTTCCCAGGGCGGCGCGATGCGCAAGGTCGCCGCTTATTTCGCGGAGGCCCTCGCCCGCCGCATATACAGGCCGCCTCCCCTGGGTGGGGTTGTCGGATGCCCCTCTTTCGATTCCGTTGCCTTCGATGACATGCTGCACGCGCACTTCTACGAGAGCTGCCCCTACCTCAAGTTCGCGCACTTCACCGCCAACCAGGCAATCCTCGAGGCCTTCGCCGGCTTCCGCCGGGTGCACGTCGTCGATTTCGGGATGCGTCAGGGCCTGCAGTGGCCCGCCCTTCTACAGGCACTTGCTCTTCGCCCCGGCGGACCGCCTTCGTTCCGCCTCACCGGGATCGGGCCGCCGCAGCCCGACAACTCAGACGCTCTGCAAGAGGTAGGATGGAAACTTGCGCAGTTCGCCGAAACTATCCGTGTGGACTTCCGCTACCGCGGCTTCGTGGCCTCTAGCCTCGCGGATCTGGAGCCTTCTATGTTACTCGGCAAAAACTCCGACGACTGCGGCGGAGCCGAGAAGGAGGAGCCAGAGGTAGTGGCGGTGAACTCGGTGCTCGAACTACATCGGCTGCTGGCGCGGCCGGGAGCACTGGAGAAGGTGCTGGGGACGATTAGGGCGGTTCGGCCTCGCATCCTGACAGTGGTGGAGCAGGAAGCGAACCACAACGGCGGCACGTTTCACGAGCGATTCACGGAGGCGCTCCGCTACTACTCCACCATGTTCGACTCTATGGAGGGCGGGGGTAAGAGTGGCGGAGAGCGGGACCAGGTGATGTCAGAACTTTATCTCGGCCGGCAGATCTGTAACGTGGTGGCGTGCGAAGGTGCGGAGCGGAGGGAGCGGCACGAGGCGGTGGAGCAGTGGCGGGAGAGGTTGACGGGGGCCGGCTTCGAGTCCGTTCCCATCGGCTCCAACGCTTTCAAGCAGGCTAGCATGCTCCTCGCCCTCTTCGCCGGCGGAGACGGCTACCGGGTGGAAGAGAAGGACGGCTCCCTCACCCTCGGCTGGCACACCCGCCCGCTGATCGCCGCCTCTGCCTGGcgcgtcgccgccgccgccgccgattCTCGCTTCGCTCGATGA